In Marinobacterium sp. LSUCC0821, the DNA window AAGCAACAGGCGTGGCATAAAACGACTGCTTCGGGATTGCGCTGACATAACCAAATACCGAAATTAATTCAGAGGGAGAACACCCCCGCCAAACATAGCTGACGGGGGTGATATTTCTAAGTGAGGCGTACCTCACTCACGTACTACAGATTAGTAGTAACGTGCTTTACGCATTTCGCGATCAGCAGCTTTCTGTGCTGCATCAAGCGCTTCTTCTACGCTCTTATCACCTGCAAGAGCAGCTGCCATCTGCTGGCCAAACGCTGTACCGATAGCCTGGAACTCAGGAATCGCTGCGAACTGTACGCCAGTGTATGGAGTTTTCTCGAAGGTAGAGTCGTATGGGTTAGCACTCTTGATAGCGTCCATCTCAGCGCTTGCGAAGTTAGCAGCTGCCTGGAACTTCTCGTTAGCGTAAGTAGATGAACGAGTACCTGTTGGTACGCGACCCCAACCATTAGTTTCACCAACTAGGTTGATGTAGTCCTTAGAAGTTGACCACTCTAGGAACTTCATCGCAGCTTCTTTCTTCTCAGATGAAGCTGGGATACCTAGTGCCCAAGCCCATAGCCAGTTTGCACCGCGCTTGGTTTTCTGAACTGGAGCCTGTGCGTAAGCGATCTTGTCAGCAACTTTAGACTGCGCTGGGTCAGATACGAACGATGCAGCGATAGTTGCATCAATCCATGCACCACACTTGCCTTCGTTGATAAGAGCTAAGATTTCGTTGAAGCTGTTTGCAGACGACCCTGGAGGCGCGTACTTAGTCATTAGATCGATGTAGAAGTTCATTGCAGCATTCCACTCAGCAGAGTCTAGCTGAGGCTTCCAGTTTTCATCGAACCAACGAGCACCGAAGGTGTTTGCCATAGTGGTTAGGAAAGCAGCGTTATCACCCCAACCTGGTTTACCACGTAGACATACGCCATAAACACCATTTTCTGGATCATGCATTGCTGCAATCGCTTGTTCCATATCAGCCCAAGTTGGGTTGTATGGAAGAGTAATACCCGCTTTATCAGTTAGGTCTTTACGGTACATAACCATTGAAGACTCACCGTAGAAAGGTGCAGCGTATAGGTTTCCGTTGTGAGATAGACCACCACGCATTGCAGGTAGGATATCGTTCACATCGTAAGAAGCGCTGAAGTTAAGAGGAGCCAACCAGCCCTTCTCACCCCAAATTGGAGCTTCGTACATACCGATAGTCATGATGTCGAACTGACCGCCTTTAGTCGCGATATCAGTAGTAACACGCTGACGTAGAACACCCTCTTCTAGGGTAACCCACTTAACTTTGATGCCAGTCTCTTCTTCAAACTTAGGAGAGAGCTTCTGCATCTCGATCATGTGACCGTTGTTTACTGTTGCGATAACAAGTTCAGTACCGCCGTGTGAACCAGCGAATGCTTGGCTTGATAGCATTACGGCACCAGCAACGGCAGCCGAGAGCATTTTAACTTTCATGTTGGACTCCTGTCGGATTTATTTTTATCTGACACCACCGGTACTTTAATTCATAGATGAATCGATACTGGTGAGCATCTGTGCAACAGAGTAGCATTAGATTTTCTATACATCTTATACAGAAAAATTCATTGATGGTACTTTCTTGCATATTTATTACGCACATGCAGTAATAATTGCATTAAAGTGTTAACTTGATCGTAATATTAGAAACAAATCATCAATATTCTGTTTCACTTAAGAAAAACAATAAGATAGCGGAGACTCACCGTGTTCCTAGGACTCGATCTTGGCACCTCAGGTGTTAAAGCACTTCTAATTAATCGCCAACAGGGCATTATCGACAGCAAAAATTCAGCAATTACTGTTTCTCGCCCTCACCCAGGCTGGTCTGAACAGGACCCTGCAGATTGGATAAGTGCCTGTGAGTCAGCCATGGACCAACTCAAGGCGGCACAACCCGAAGCCTTCTCTCAGATAAAAGCGATCTCATTTTCTGGTCAGATGCACGGTGCTACGCTGCTTGATGAGAATGGCCAGCCACTTAGACCTGCAATCCTTTGGAATGACACCCGCAGCTACCAAGAGGCTGCTGAACTCGATGCAATGCCAGCGTTTCGCGAGCTGTCTGGCAATATTGTTTTTCCTGGTTTTACTGCACCTAAACTGGTGTGGGTCGCACGACATGAACCTGAGGTCTTTGCTAAAACAGCGAAGGTAGTACTGCCTAAGGACTACATCGCGTTTTGGCTAAGCGGTGAATATATATCTGAAATGTCTGATGCAGCTGGCACAAGCTGGCTCAATGTCGCTGATCGCTGCTGGTCTGAAGAGCTTCTTGCACTCTCTGGTATGCGGTTAGATCAAATGCCTCGTCTAGTTGAAGGATCAGATGCTGCTGGCACTATTAGGGCTGAACTAGCCAATCGCTGGGGGCTCAGCAAGGATGTCATTATTGGTGGCGGCGCAGGTGATAATGCAGCATCTGCAATCGGCATGGGGGTTGTATCTGAAGGTCAAGCCTTCCTGTCACTGGGAACATCGGGGGTTATATTCGCTGCAACCGATGGATTCAAACCACTGCCAGCCAGTGCAGTACATGCATTTTGCCACGCCATTCCAAATACCTGGCACCAGATGGGAGTCATACTATCGGCCACCGACGCACTCAACTGGTATGCCAATCTCACAGGGTGTTCTGCAGCTGAGTTAGATGCTGAGTTGCCAACCGCTGCAAATGAACCGGCATCGGTGCGTTTTCTCCCCTATCTATCTGGGGAAAGAACACCCCATAACGATGCGCAAATACGCGGCGTTTTTGTAGGACTAGAACATGAGTCTGATAGAGCAACGCTTACCCAAGCCATTATGGAAGGTGTTGCTTTCGCTATTCGTGACAATCTAGAAGCGCTCAATCAAGCGGGCGCACAAGTGGATGAAATTATCGCCGTGGGCGGTGGTTCACGTTCCAACTTTTGGATTCAAACCCTCTCTAACGTCCTGAACAAGAGTATCTTAATTCCCGCCGATGGTGATTTTGGTGCTGCATTTGGTGCAGCACGACTAGCTCTTTTAGCTGCTGAAGATGTTGATCCTATCTCTGTACTTACAACACCACATATTGAAAGACGAATAGAGCCTAATCAGGCTACAGTATCGCTCTACGAACAGGCGTATCAGCACTACCGCAAAATCTACCCTGCGCTTAAAGATCTCTAATAACTCATAAAAAGGAGCCATCTATGGGACAACTCGATGGAAAGTTTGCTGCAGTAACAGGCTCAGCGTCTGGCATTGGTTATGCCAGCGCAAGTGCCATGCATGATGAGGGTGCGACCGTCATCTTTATAGATCGGGACGAAGCTCGACTGACTGAGATCTGTCATGAGTTTGGCGAACGCGCCATTCCATTGGTCACTGATCTTTTAGATCGTGCTACCTGTGCTCAGCTAATGCATAGAATCCTGGATCTCGTACCTAACCTAGATATCTTCCACGCAAATGCGGGCCTTTATGTCGGTGGCGACCTTGTTGATGCAGAGCTTGATGCAATCGATCGCGTGATGGAGTTGAACGTCAACGTGGTGATGAAAAACGTGCGCTCTATTCTCCCACATATGATTGAGCGCGGTACTGGCGACATCATCGTGACGAGCTCACTTGCCGCGCACTACCCTACACCTTGGGAGCCCGTCTACGCCTCGTCTAAATGGGCGATCGACTGTTTTGTGCAAACCACCCGACGTCAGGTGTTTAAGCACGGACTACGAGTAGGTTCAATCTCACCCGGTCCAGTCATCACTGGACTGCTGAAAGACTGGCCGCAGGATAAGCTGGAAGAGGCGAAAGCTAATGGCAGCTTGGTTGAAGCGGAAGAGATCGCAAATGTGATCATATTCATGCTAACTCGTCCAAGGCACATGACTATTCGTGATGTTGTGATGATGCCAACCAACTTTGATCTTTAACCAAATGAATATTGCCCGCCCTAAACTAGAGCGCTTGTGTTAACGTAAGTCACTGATTAGAAGCATGACATTAGGTTGAATTGAGAAGTTAATATGCAATACACGACGTTAGGAACAAACGGGTTATCTGTCTCAAGAATCTGTCTAGGCACCATGACTTGGGGCAAGCAGAATTCTCAAGCTGAGGCTGATGAACAGATAGAACATGCGCTATCGGTTGGCATCAATTTTTTTGATACAGCAGAGATGTATGCGGTACCGCCAACGGCAGAGACCTACGGCAAAACTGAAGAGATTATTGGCAACTGGCTTGCGCGCAATCCATCACGCCGCGGCGAGATGATTATCGCTACCAAAATCGCGGGCGTTGGCCTCCCTTGGGTACGAGACGGTGGACCTATTACAGGTCAGGCAGTTATTGATGCAGTCGATAACTCATTGAAGCGACTTCAGACGGACTACATAGATTTGTACCAGTTACACTGGCCGAACCGCACCTCACCTCACTTCGGAAAGCACACTCCCAACTTCTATAAGTTCAGTGATATTAACGCGGCTGAGCATGAAGCACAGATGCTGGATATCTTGCAGGGTATAGATAGCTGCATTAAAGCTGGCAAGATTCGCCACTTTGGTTTGTCAGACGATACTCCATGGGGCATTAACACCTACCTAAAATTGAGTCGCCAACACAATCTTCCAAGGCCCGTCTCTATTCAAAATGAGTTCAGCCTTTTGCATGCAAAAGATTGGCCCTACCTGATAGAGAACTGCCTACATGAGGATATCGCCTACCTGCCTTGGTCGCCATTGGCATCAGGTATGCTGTCGGGTAAATATGCGAACGGTGAAATGCCGGAAGGTAGCCGCTGGAGTATTTCAAATCTAGCAACCCTTCATCGCAATACGCCTCAAGCGCATGAAGCAGTAGCAGAGTATGTAAAGCTTGCTGAGCGCTTTGGCTATACGCCATCGCAACTAGCACTTGCATGGTGTGATCAGGTGGATGGTGTCACTTCCACCATTATTGGTGCGACCTCTATGGCGCAGCTTCTTGAGAACATCGCTGCGTTTGATATGCCTCTATCTGAGGAGTTACAAACAGAGGTTGCTGCATTATTCAAACGCTACCCGCAGCCGTTTTAATTTAATGATCACTTCGCCTTTCAGGCTAGCTCTACAAAACCACTGCGTAGATCTAGCCAAAAAGGCGAAGCGATTCATATCCTAGCTTTCAGCCAATCGTTTAGCCGCTCGACGCATCGATAGACGATAAATCAGCGGTATTACAAACAACGTCAGCACTGAAGAGAAGCCTAAGCCCCAAACAATCGAGGTCGCCACTGGTCCCCAGATCAGCGACTTACCGCCAAGACCCGCCGCTAGCGAGAAGAGACCCGCCATCGTAGTTAACGTAGTGATAAGAACTGGGATCACTCGACGACGTGACGCATAGAGTGTCGCGTGCATCAGACTCATACCATTACCGATGCGGTCATTCGCGGCTGAGATAAGGACTATTGCAGCGTTAACAGCAATGCCCGCGAGGGCTACAACACCATACATGGTGTATAGGCTCAATGGGTTCTGCGTCACAATTAAGCCCAATACAACACCCGTAAAGGCTAGAGGAACTGTCGCTAGAATCATCAATGGCTGCCAGTAGCTGCGGAATTGCGTTCCCAGAATCAGGTACATCAAACCAACACCCACTAGGAACAGGATTGCAATTGAATCCATACTCTCTTTGATATCATCCAGTTCGCCTGAGAAGTCGAGATCAATTGCCGGATACTGCTCTTCATACTCTTTCCAACGTTCCAGCAAGAAAGCATTCGCCTGCACTGTATCCATACCGCCAGAGCGAAGATCAGCTTCAAGCGTGATAGCTCGGCGGAAGTTGTAGTGGCGTATATTACCCAGCGACTGCTTACGCTCTTCGATCACCAGCTCAGACAGCGGAATCGCACCACCAGCAGGGACTGGGATACGGTAACTCAGCAGCCGTTCCAGTGAAGGTAGCGAGTCTGGATTAGCCCTGACACGAACATCCAAACGCTCACCAGAATCACGCATGCTAGCAACAACTTCACCATCAACCAGGAGTCGAAGAGTTCGACGAACATCCGCTGGATTCAGCCCACTTCGATTGATGGCATCACTGTCGAGTTCGAGACTCAATTCATAGCGGCCACGAGCGGCATCATCTTCGACATCAACAAAGTCTTCATGGCTGTTGAGGATCTCAATCAGAATGTTAGTGGCGTCACGGATCTCTTGGTAATCATCGCCACGCACTTTCACCGATATAGGCTTAGAGGCAGGCGGGCCACCCGATAGGCGAAGGAAAGAGATACGTATTGGACCTGCAACATCACCTATATCCTCGCGAACTGCATCCGTCATCTCTTCGACGGTTCTTAGGTCCGGAGTTTTAGGATTTAACCCAACCAGTATTTGACCATACTGCTCACCAATACGTGGTTCGGTTTCAGTAAACATTTGACCGGCATAGCTGGCAATTGCTCGCACCTCGCCCTCGCGTACATTCTGACGTACACGTGCTTCAACCCGCGAGACCGCCTCCATCGTTTTCTCAACAGGGGTCGCTGCCGGCATTTCAACGTTTACATAAAAGAGGCGCACAGGATCCGCTGCGAAGAAGTCCATCTTGATGTAGCCATTACCCAGAGCACCAATGGCGCCAATTAAAGGCAATACAGCAATAATTAGAGACAATACTGGGCGGCGAAAAGCTTTGATTAGTAACCGAACGTAGGTAATTTGCATTCGATGCGTTAGAGATTCCCTAATGCGCTGAATACGACTGGGCTTTTCAAAACCTACCTTCGCCGCCAAGATGTGTGCTGGCAGCATCCAAAAAGCTTCAATCAAGCTGATCGCCAATGCGATCGATACGACCATTGGAATCACTTTCATAAACTTGCCCAAGATTCCCGGCAAAAGCATCAAGGGTAAGAAAGCAGCAATGGTGGTTAATACTGCCGCCGTAACCGGAGCGGCCACCTCTTTAATCGATCCCTGTACGGCAGCGATGCCTGAAAAGCCCCGCTGCAGTCGATAGTAGATCGATTCAACGACAACAACAGCATCATCCACCAGCATCCCCAACACAATCACGACACCAAGAAGTACGGTCACATTGAGTGTTTCGCCCAGGCCTGCCAATACCCAAAAGGTCGCCGCCAAAATAAATGGAATACCGATAGCCGTAAGCATTGAGATGCGTGTACCGAGGAAAAACCAAGCAACGACCAACACGAGAATAAGACCGATCAGAGCATTATTCTCCATGATCTCAATCGATTTACGCGTCGCAATTGTTTGGTCATCAATTAGGACCATCTCGACACCGGTCTCTTGAGAGAGGGCATTGCGATCATCCATATAGCCTTGCACTCGCTCGACTAGCTCAAGCGTGTTGGCACCCTCTTTTTTCATAACAGCAAGCAGTACCGAGGGTTTATCGCCAACCCTCACTAGGAAGCTTGAGTCCTCACGCGCGCGTTCCACACTGGCAACACGTGATAGTGAAACCTCACCCGCTGCGCCAAGAATAGGACGATTCGCAAGATAGGTTGGATCTGATGCAGTACCCACGACACGCACTAGCCAGTTACGATCACCCTGAACTAAGTTACCTGCGGCTTCATCTTGGAAAAATGCTGCGACGGTATTAGCAACCTGCTGGGGCGATATGCCTAGGGCCTCAAGCTCTGCAACATCGATATTTACCTGCAGTTCAGGATCAGGCAAGGCAACCGAATCAATGCGAGCTACCCCTTTAAGTTGTGACAGATCTTTATCGATTCGAGACGCTTGTAAGCGGAGGTTTTCATCATCTGCAAGGCTGGTCACTGCAACAGTCGCGGCAGGAAATGCATTTGAGCTGGTAATCTCAAGAATCAGAGAGTCCAGAGCCGCATCTGGCAGTTCAGATTCAGTATTTTGTATTTCACGACGAAGATCTGCTAAACGCTTATCAAAGGTTCGCTCATCGATATCATCAAATCGCACTAGAATGCTGGAGATGCCTTCACGAGAGTTACTCGACACAAACTTCACATCAGCCAGCGAACGAAGTGCATCCTCCAGTGGATCAGTGACTTTACTTTCAACATCCAGCGCTGTTGCTCCAGGGAGAGGCGTGGTAACAATAATCCAGTTGAAATTGATGGTTGGATCCTGCTGACGAGGGAGACCCTGGTAACTAAGCAGACCCACTGCTAGAACTAGCAAAAAGGTTAGATTTGCTAGTACATGGTTTGTGATAAACCGTTGCCACATCTTAACGTACCTCTACCGCTTCGCCTTCAACGGTAAGTAGGCGTCCCTCAGTAATGACCTTGGTATTCTCGGGTAGCGCAACTGCGGCTGGCTGTCCCTCAATGGCATTTTCAATAGGTATGAACTTTGCTATTCCCTGATCTTCAACTAGCAGACCAAGCTGCCACTCATTCCCAACTTTACGGCGGACGAGCAGCTCAGATGAGACGTGGGGTTGAGAGGCGGTCCAGGTTAAACGTCCTGTAGCACCAATTTCCGGTGAAGTTTCAGGAAAGCCAAAACGGTAAACTTGGGTACGCTCACGACGATCAATGATCGGCAGCGCAGCACGAAACTCCAGCGCATACTTCTGACCGTTCGCTTCAAACCAGGCTGCGCTATCCGCAAGACTTAAGCCTGGGGCAACCTTCGCTTCTAACTCCGCGCCAGCAATTTGAACCAACTGTAGAAGCGGCATTCCAGGCGCTGCTAGGGCACCCAACTGAGCCATGCGCGCCGAAATAACTCCATCAAATGGAGCAACTAGGGAGCAGTTATCGGTAGCAATTTTAGCAAGCTCAATTTGACGATTTTGCACATCAATTCGGGCGTCCAAAGAGATTAATGCCGTCTCACGCTGCTGCAGCGCATCGTCACCCAAATTGCCTTTTTGGTGAAGCGTCTTTGCGCGTGAGTATTGATCCTTAATCAACGGACGCTGGGATTTAAGCTCAGATAACACAGCCTGCTGCGTCGCTAATTGACTGTCATAGGTCCGACAATCCAGCTCAACCAGAGACTCTCCCTGTTTCACGGCATCACCCACTTCAACATTAATTTTGATAATACGTGCAGAGAGCTCCGCACTGAGCGCTGCATCGTTGGCACTAATCACTTCTGCAGGAGCAGAAAAAGTAGGAGAGTAGGCCAAGGACTCCAGTGACTGAGTGGATACAACTGGAGCAGCGCTAGCAACGCTTACAAAAACAAGCGCAAACAGTGGGTAAATAGAACGCATTTTTAACCTCTAAACCTATTGGCGAGCAATGAAGGATGATTATCTACGCAATCTAACATGTAATGGTGCACCGCAAAACGAAAGAGCAAATAAAAAGGAGCCGTCGGGCTCCTTGTTGTTTTTACATATTCGGGTAGTTTGGACCACCGCCGCCTTCTGGCGCTACCCAACGAATATTCTGCGTTGGGTCTTTGATATCACAGGTCTTACAGTGCAGACAGTTGGCTGCGTTAATCTGTAAGCGTGGCTCTGCTTCATCTTCCAACACTTCATAAACACCTGCTGGGCAGTAGCGCTGTGCTGGTTCTGCATACTGTGCGAAGTTGACACTAATCGGTACGCTCGCATCCTTCAACTGAAGGTGACAAGGCTGATCCTCTTCATGAACTGTGTTCGAGATGAATACAGAAGAGAGCTTATCGAAAGAGAGCTTGCCATCAGGTTTAGGGTATTCGATCTTCGTGCACTTGCTCGCTGGACGCAGCATCTCATTATCAACATGGGTGTCATGCAGAGTAACTGGGATACGACCACCAAAGAAGTTCTGGTCGAGGGTATTAAACGCACCACCCAAGATTGGACCAAACTTGTGCAGTGCAGGGCCAAAGTTACGTGAGGTGTATAGCTCTTTGTACAACCATGACGCTTTGTACAGATCATTGAATGTAGAGGCAGTGTTCGATTCAGAAGCAATCGCAGCAACGACAGCTTCGGCTGCCAACATGCCCGATTTCATCGCGGTGTGAACGCCTTTGATGCGAGAGAAGTTCAAGGTACCTGCATCACAACCAATCAATACACCACCTGGGAAGGTCATCTCAGGAAGACAGTTGTAACCACCTTTCGCGATTGCACGGGCACCGTAAGAGACGCGTTTACCGCCCTCTAGGTACTGCGCCAATTTTGGATGGTGCTTCAAACGCTGGAATTCATCGAATGGACTAACCCAAGGGTTTGAGTAGTTGAGGTCAACAATAAGACCTGCAACCACTTGGTTATTCTCTGCATGGTAGAGGAAGAAACCACCGCTAGTACCATCGCTTAGAGGCCAACCAGAACCGTGGATAACGAGACCTTCCTGATGTTTAGTAGGGTCGATATCCCAAAGCTCTTTAATACCGATGCCGTAGTGCTGCGGATCTTTGCCTTCATCTAGATTGAAGCGCTCAATAAGCTCTTTACCTAGGTGACCACGACAACCTTCACCGAATAGCGTGAATTTAGCTTCAAGCGCCATGCTTGGTACGTAGCTATCTTTCTCTTCGCCATTGGCGCCAATACCCATAGCACCAGTGAGTACACCTTTTACGCTGCCATCGTCGTTGTAAAGCACTTCAGCTGCTGGGAAGCCTGGGAATACTTCAACTCCAAGCTCTTCAGCACGCTCTGCTAACCAGCGAGCAAGGTTACCAACGGATGCAATGTAGCAACCGTGGTTGTGCATGGTTTTTGGTGCAGCAAAGTTAGGAACTGTGATCGATTTGCTCTCGTTTTTCAGGAGCACAATCTCATCAACCTTCGCTGCAGTATTGAGTGGCGCACCCTGCTCTTTCCAATCAGGGAAGAGTTCAGTCAGCGCCTTAGGGTCAACGACTGCACCGGAAAGGATGTGACCACCCACCTCGGCTGCTTTCTCAACAACACATACCTGTAAATCAGCATTTAGCTGTTTAATCTTACAGGCTGCGGCTAAGCCTGATGGTCCTGCACCAATGATGAGGACATCAAACTCCATTACTTCATAATCCATTACGCTCTCCAAAACTGGCGTTTAGAACTGGTCGTCAGTCAGCACAAAGGCTGCATCAAGGCCGGTCATAATAGTTTGGGCGTGCGCTTCAGCTCGTGGCAGGTAGTGCTCTGCGTAGAAGCGAACGGTTGCTACTTTTGCAGCAAGGAACTCGTCAGAGTATACAGACCCAGCACCCTCAAGTCCCTTCGCTTTAACAGCCTCTTTAGCCATTAGGAAAGCACCCGTTAGGTAACCCATCTGCATTAAGAAATCGAACGCCACTGCACCCATCAAATTACGATCGGTTGCAGCTCGCTCTAGAATAAATTCACGTATTTCGCGAGCACGCTCTACAGAAGCTGCAAAACGGTTAGCCATCTTATCTAGGCCCGCATTGCGAAGTTCGATTGTTGTCTCTGCCATCTCATCTAACAGCACAGCAAGTGCGGCGCCATTATCAACGATGGTTTTACGGCCGATCAGATCAAGTGCCTGAATACCGTTGGTACCCTCATAGATCGCTAGGATACGAGCATCGCGATAGTGCTGAGCTGCGCCAGCCTCTTCGATAAAGCCCATACCACCATGTACCTGAATGTTGAGCGATGTCAGCTCATTGGCCATCTCCGTCATCCAACCTTTAACAATTGGTGTCAGAAGCTCTACACGAGCTTTAGCTGCAGCTTGAGATCCCTCTGCGTGAGCGCGATCAATCTCTGCTGCCGCAACAAGCGCCAGTGCACGCATCGCCTCACAGCCCGAGCGCATCGACATCAACATACGGCGGACATCTGCATGCTCGATGATTGGCATTTTAGTGCCATCTTTACGACTGCCTTGGGTGCGATCTTTAGCATAAGCCACAGCCTGCTGATATGCGCGCTCAGAGATCGATAGACCTTGCAGGCCAACAGATTGGCGAGCATGGTTCATCATGGTGAACATGTAAGCAAGGCCTTTATTCTCTTCACCTACGAGGTAACCAACAGCACCGCCATTGTCACCAAAACTCATCGTACAAGTCGGCGAGCCGTGGATACCAAGCTTGTGCTCCAGTGAAATACATTTCGCATCGTTTA includes these proteins:
- a CDS encoding sugar ABC transporter substrate-binding protein, with product MKVKMLSAAVAGAVMLSSQAFAGSHGGTELVIATVNNGHMIEMQKLSPKFEEETGIKVKWVTLEEGVLRQRVTTDIATKGGQFDIMTIGMYEAPIWGEKGWLAPLNFSASYDVNDILPAMRGGLSHNGNLYAAPFYGESSMVMYRKDLTDKAGITLPYNPTWADMEQAIAAMHDPENGVYGVCLRGKPGWGDNAAFLTTMANTFGARWFDENWKPQLDSAEWNAAMNFYIDLMTKYAPPGSSANSFNEILALINEGKCGAWIDATIAASFVSDPAQSKVADKIAYAQAPVQKTKRGANWLWAWALGIPASSEKKEAAMKFLEWSTSKDYINLVGETNGWGRVPTGTRSSTYANEKFQAAANFASAEMDAIKSANPYDSTFEKTPYTGVQFAAIPEFQAIGTAFGQQMAAALAGDKSVEEALDAAQKAADREMRKARYY
- the xylB gene encoding xylulokinase; translated protein: MFLGLDLGTSGVKALLINRQQGIIDSKNSAITVSRPHPGWSEQDPADWISACESAMDQLKAAQPEAFSQIKAISFSGQMHGATLLDENGQPLRPAILWNDTRSYQEAAELDAMPAFRELSGNIVFPGFTAPKLVWVARHEPEVFAKTAKVVLPKDYIAFWLSGEYISEMSDAAGTSWLNVADRCWSEELLALSGMRLDQMPRLVEGSDAAGTIRAELANRWGLSKDVIIGGGAGDNAASAIGMGVVSEGQAFLSLGTSGVIFAATDGFKPLPASAVHAFCHAIPNTWHQMGVILSATDALNWYANLTGCSAAELDAELPTAANEPASVRFLPYLSGERTPHNDAQIRGVFVGLEHESDRATLTQAIMEGVAFAIRDNLEALNQAGAQVDEIIAVGGGSRSNFWIQTLSNVLNKSILIPADGDFGAAFGAARLALLAAEDVDPISVLTTPHIERRIEPNQATVSLYEQAYQHYRKIYPALKDL
- a CDS encoding SDR family oxidoreductase encodes the protein MGQLDGKFAAVTGSASGIGYASASAMHDEGATVIFIDRDEARLTEICHEFGERAIPLVTDLLDRATCAQLMHRILDLVPNLDIFHANAGLYVGGDLVDAELDAIDRVMELNVNVVMKNVRSILPHMIERGTGDIIVTSSLAAHYPTPWEPVYASSKWAIDCFVQTTRRQVFKHGLRVGSISPGPVITGLLKDWPQDKLEEAKANGSLVEAEEIANVIIFMLTRPRHMTIRDVVMMPTNFDL
- a CDS encoding aldo/keto reductase, giving the protein MQYTTLGTNGLSVSRICLGTMTWGKQNSQAEADEQIEHALSVGINFFDTAEMYAVPPTAETYGKTEEIIGNWLARNPSRRGEMIIATKIAGVGLPWVRDGGPITGQAVIDAVDNSLKRLQTDYIDLYQLHWPNRTSPHFGKHTPNFYKFSDINAAEHEAQMLDILQGIDSCIKAGKIRHFGLSDDTPWGINTYLKLSRQHNLPRPVSIQNEFSLLHAKDWPYLIENCLHEDIAYLPWSPLASGMLSGKYANGEMPEGSRWSISNLATLHRNTPQAHEAVAEYVKLAERFGYTPSQLALAWCDQVDGVTSTIIGATSMAQLLENIAAFDMPLSEELQTEVAALFKRYPQPF
- a CDS encoding efflux RND transporter permease subunit encodes the protein MWQRFITNHVLANLTFLLVLAVGLLSYQGLPRQQDPTINFNWIIVTTPLPGATALDVESKVTDPLEDALRSLADVKFVSSNSREGISSILVRFDDIDERTFDKRLADLRREIQNTESELPDAALDSLILEITSSNAFPAATVAVTSLADDENLRLQASRIDKDLSQLKGVARIDSVALPDPELQVNIDVAELEALGISPQQVANTVAAFFQDEAAGNLVQGDRNWLVRVVGTASDPTYLANRPILGAAGEVSLSRVASVERAREDSSFLVRVGDKPSVLLAVMKKEGANTLELVERVQGYMDDRNALSQETGVEMVLIDDQTIATRKSIEIMENNALIGLILVLVVAWFFLGTRISMLTAIGIPFILAATFWVLAGLGETLNVTVLLGVVIVLGMLVDDAVVVVESIYYRLQRGFSGIAAVQGSIKEVAAPVTAAVLTTIAAFLPLMLLPGILGKFMKVIPMVVSIALAISLIEAFWMLPAHILAAKVGFEKPSRIQRIRESLTHRMQITYVRLLIKAFRRPVLSLIIAVLPLIGAIGALGNGYIKMDFFAADPVRLFYVNVEMPAATPVEKTMEAVSRVEARVRQNVREGEVRAIASYAGQMFTETEPRIGEQYGQILVGLNPKTPDLRTVEEMTDAVREDIGDVAGPIRISFLRLSGGPPASKPISVKVRGDDYQEIRDATNILIEILNSHEDFVDVEDDAARGRYELSLELDSDAINRSGLNPADVRRTLRLLVDGEVVASMRDSGERLDVRVRANPDSLPSLERLLSYRIPVPAGGAIPLSELVIEERKQSLGNIRHYNFRRAITLEADLRSGGMDTVQANAFLLERWKEYEEQYPAIDLDFSGELDDIKESMDSIAILFLVGVGLMYLILGTQFRSYWQPLMILATVPLAFTGVVLGLIVTQNPLSLYTMYGVVALAGIAVNAAIVLISAANDRIGNGMSLMHATLYASRRRVIPVLITTLTTMAGLFSLAAGLGGKSLIWGPVATSIVWGLGFSSVLTLFVIPLIYRLSMRRAAKRLAES
- a CDS encoding efflux RND transporter periplasmic adaptor subunit — protein: MRSIYPLFALVFVSVASAAPVVSTQSLESLAYSPTFSAPAEVISANDAALSAELSARIIKINVEVGDAVKQGESLVELDCRTYDSQLATQQAVLSELKSQRPLIKDQYSRAKTLHQKGNLGDDALQQRETALISLDARIDVQNRQIELAKIATDNCSLVAPFDGVISARMAQLGALAAPGMPLLQLVQIAGAELEAKVAPGLSLADSAAWFEANGQKYALEFRAALPIIDRRERTQVYRFGFPETSPEIGATGRLTWTASQPHVSSELLVRRKVGNEWQLGLLVEDQGIAKFIPIENAIEGQPAAVALPENTKVITEGRLLTVEGEAVEVR
- a CDS encoding electron transfer flavoprotein-ubiquinone oxidoreductase; its protein translation is MDYEVMEFDVLIIGAGPSGLAAACKIKQLNADLQVCVVEKAAEVGGHILSGAVVDPKALTELFPDWKEQGAPLNTAAKVDEIVLLKNESKSITVPNFAAPKTMHNHGCYIASVGNLARWLAERAEELGVEVFPGFPAAEVLYNDDGSVKGVLTGAMGIGANGEEKDSYVPSMALEAKFTLFGEGCRGHLGKELIERFNLDEGKDPQHYGIGIKELWDIDPTKHQEGLVIHGSGWPLSDGTSGGFFLYHAENNQVVAGLIVDLNYSNPWVSPFDEFQRLKHHPKLAQYLEGGKRVSYGARAIAKGGYNCLPEMTFPGGVLIGCDAGTLNFSRIKGVHTAMKSGMLAAEAVVAAIASESNTASTFNDLYKASWLYKELYTSRNFGPALHKFGPILGGAFNTLDQNFFGGRIPVTLHDTHVDNEMLRPASKCTKIEYPKPDGKLSFDKLSSVFISNTVHEEDQPCHLQLKDASVPISVNFAQYAEPAQRYCPAGVYEVLEDEAEPRLQINAANCLHCKTCDIKDPTQNIRWVAPEGGGGPNYPNM